ATCTCTGACACATTCGTGCTGCCTCCGGTTGAAGTGCAATGATGACAAACAACGAATGAACGAACGAAGAAACAGCAGTAGTGCAGAACCCATTGAGAACTTATCTGGCATAGGTTCTCCGGATAGAGAAGGAGATGCTGCTGAGACAGCTCGGCCTGCTCAGCAGAGCACCACAAAGCTCAAGGGCGGGCCGGCGCTGCTGATCTCACGGCAGTAGCGGCATGCACGTATGTGTGTATGTGCAAAACGCCTCTATAGTTGCATGTTTTTCCCATCCTTTAGATAGTACAGCGTCCTCTTGCCTACCTGCTTCTTTGCAACGTTCTGCTGGCCCTCCACCATCTTTCTTATCATAGGCAGGTAGTTCGGAACGTAGGATACGCCGTCCAGAAGGGCGGAGAGGGTTTTTGGCGTGCCAGACAGCTTTTTGTCCACGTTATCAAGGATCTCTTTCTTTTTCTTGTCGCTCATGTGGTATACTGTTGCTACTTTTGTTACTTTTGCAAGCGCCTTTACTTTTCGCTTGGCCTTTAGCTTTGCCTGGAATTCCCTGCCTTTTTCCCTTATAGCGGCATCCAGCTGCCGTTTGATATCTTCGATCTCGTCCGGACCAAAAGTTATTTTCTGCCCGTCTTTTTCAATTTCTATATAGACAGACTTTGTTACCTTGACCATGACTAACAAAAGCTTGTCAAAAATCGCTATAAAAATAGGCTGACTGAATATCTATATGATATCGAAGATATTTGCCACATTCCTATATATGCACGTGGCTCAGGCCGTCCGCATGCACACATTGTTTGTGCAAGTTTCTGAGAGAGATATACGGTGCGCGGTCATATATACCAGTTCGACATGCGCTAGGCAAAGACGATATTCCATATAGTCTTGCCATGAGACGTTTCTCCCAGCTGCGACCTAAGGTCATCGAGCCTGACGGCAAATTCTTTTCTTTGTCCTCCTTCCAACTCTTGTCGCAGTATCAATTCTTCTTTCACAGGCGTTTTTTCTTTCAGCTTCTCAACCACGGGGCCAAATGATCTGGCCAGCGCTTCAAGAAGATCGAAAAGGAGATGATAGTCAATTAACACCAGAGCAGATGTAGCAGTAGCAGCAGCGCCGGAGCTGGCCATCGCCGCGTCACTGGCGTCACGCCTTGACATAGATATTGCCTCCTTTTCATCCACTGTAAGCAACTTTAATTTGCCTTTCAAGGCAAGTATGCCAGGATCCCGCAAAATCTGCATCCTGGCCAATACTTCCGTGCCAAACATCGCTAGCTTGCGCAAGTCCGTTGCCTGTTCAATCTCTTTTATTTGAAGCAGATCCGTTTCTTCCATGGTAGCTTGCCCTCCTCTTCCTCTTTCCCTGTTGTCCGTGTAGTGTATTGTCGGGTGGGTTGTTGCCGGAAGAGTAGAATTTGCAGAAGGAGAAGAAGAAGTGTGCGTCGAGCCCGGCAAACTTGTTACGTCAAAGACGATGGAAAAAAACTCGCCCTTATCCCCTCCTCCTGCCGGCCTACCAGCAACGGCGGCAGTGGCAGCTATGTCTGATGCCAGCCGCACTTCGAGGGTTTTTTCGCCCCGCAAAGCCACTGAGGATATGTAAAAGTCGTCCGCCTTTGTAAAATGCGGCTCCTTGGCAGGCTCCTCCTTTCTGGAGGAAAGCCTGAAGGTACTCTTGACTTTTTCCGACATGGGAAGCTTCATGCCGACAGGAAGCATCAATTCCTTTATTCCAAGATCAAAGACCTTCTTGCGATAGTTCCAGAACTCTACGCCGGTGGCCTCGAACTCAAAGACGTACGAGAATCGCGTTGGTGGCGTTGTTGCTGCTGCCGCTGCTGCCTTTTCACCGCCGCCTTTCTTCTCTTCTTTTTTGTTCGTGACAGCGGCGGCGGAGGTAGTTGCTATCTCTGTCGATGCGGTGCGAATAACCCTGTAAGTGTTATTGCTGGTCGCAGGATCGACGTGCGCCGCCAGCTCAACTGAGAGGTTTGCAAGGACTGGTCGCGTGAAATTGCGATTCTCATCGGACAGCCAGCCCTGCACGGCATTGACTGCGGCGATGCGATTTGTGTTTATTATTGAGATTATGTTCTCTTTGTGTTTCTCTTGCTGCTGTAAAGAGCCTGTCTCAACGTCAGTCAACATCTTGGCAAGCGAAGCTTTTGCGTCGGTCAGGAAGGTATTGCCGCCGGCAGACTGCAAACCTGCGACGGACGCAAAGACATCAGAATTTCTTTCATAGAACCTGTCTATCGTGTCTGTGGCTGTCGCCCGGGTATTCCTTATGGCCGAGACGATTTCTTCCCGCAACAGCTCTGAATCATGCATCAGGGATATACATTTCACGTCTACTTCGTGACGCTGTATCACCTGCGCAGCTAGCGACACAAAATTCTTTAGCATCTCGATAAGGTTTCGGTCGTCTTCCAGTGGCGAATAATCTGCATATAGAAAATGTGCTTGTGAGGCGCGACGGCCGCCGGTGGTACTACTACTATTATTATTATGATGATAACCTTCGATGCCACCCTTGTCGTCCTCATTATCGCTGCTGTGATAATCATCACTGCCAGCAGTTCCATGCTTGCCGCCGCTACTACTGCTATCCCCTGTCATAAAGAATTATTTTTTACAGAGTATTTACACATTCGTCTTAGCCGCGGCTGTTTTTATGCATCAAATTGCATAATTTGCGTTTGATATGTGATTTTTGCAGGTCAGCAATTCAAGACGAGAATCATTTTCGTCTTCTTTTCCTAAGATAAACAGCAGCCACACCTATTCCTGCACCTGTCAAAGGAATCAATATAAAAGAAAGCTGGCTTGTTGAAAGCGTCTGGGTTTTTACATATTTCCCATTCTCAACAATATAGCCGCCAGAGAATGCTGTCGGCGCTCTTGGCTCACATTTGTCTGAACATGCAATATATATCCCAAATTTGCTCCAAGTATCTTTGTCAAATGAGGCAGGATATGCATCTGCAAAGGCATATGCTATAAATGGCTTGAAGGTAAAACCTGTAGAATTGCCACTATCCGTTGCAATTGTAGCATTGCTTCCAAGTTTTTCGTAGACAGAATAATCAAAGTTTCCGGATGTGGACAGCTGGACTTTTTCTTTAGCATTCTTCAGATCTACAGAGTATAGGGTATTGCTGGGAGAGCTGAACGATCCAGATTCGCTGACAAACATCGTATGACCATCTGCGCTCATGCCTACAAAGCTAAGGCCATGTAATTCACTATTATTGCTGCCTATTTTTTGCAGGTTGCCATTTGACAGATCAAGAGAATAGATGTCGCCGTTTGGCCCGGTATATGCAGTAAACAATAGCTTCGTCCCATTCTCGCTGACTGCGATGTTTCCTGCAATGCTCAGCATGGTTGCATTGGCGCCCATATCTGAGATCGAGACTCTTTTTAGAAGGCGGACTTGACTCCCCGCGTCGCCCGACGCTTGCAATAGTTTTATGGATGCAGCATTTTCTGCGGTTGTATTGTACTGGACGTATATTATATTCCCGTCAGGCGTCCATGTAAAAGTGCTAATATAATTGTCCTTGATGTATTCTCTACTGTCACTGCCGTCGATATTTGCCACAAAAATTGACGTAGTGCTATCTGCTTTTGCGCTTCCAATGAACCCTATGTGCTTGCCGTCAGGGCTGTATTTCGGGTGAAACACTCCGGTGTTATCTGACGCCTTTACAAGGCGGGGATTGCTGCCGTCGATATTTATTTCCCATATCTCTGACGTACTTGGCCCGTACGTCGAATAACTGACAAACAATATCCGATTCCCGTCAGGGCTCCAGTCCGGCTGGGAGCCAAATGTGGTGAGCTGGTACGAATCCTGCAAGCTTGGTTGTGCGAATGCCACTCCTGCCAGGCTTGATATCATGTTCAACAACAAGACAATAACAAATGTAGACATTATTCCAAGCATTCGCAACATCGTATATCTCTCCAATCATCAGTGAATGAGACTTATAAGGATCTACTCCTTACCAGTCCACTCTGCATTTCTGGATTGCGACCTTTAGTGTCCCAGTACCTGCTTGGGTGCTTGTATCAATTTCTGCTCCCACTTCAACTCCCACCCAGTCATAATCAGTCCTATTGCCTATTGCAGGTATTCCTGATGGAGGATTGTTGAACAGAGAAGAATTGAAAGCTGCAAGCACAACAGGCTTGACATCTGTTTGCAAAAAGTATATTGTATTTGAGCTATTCATTCTTTGCAAACAGTATGCGTAATGATATGTTGTCAATCCGCTGTTATTTGCAATTATGTGGTCACCGGAATATTGACCGCCAACAGGCACATCAGTCCTCTGAACCCACGAAGACCCGGATCTTACAAGATATCCTATTGCAAAGTCTATTACCAATGCTCGGGGTTGAGTCTTATGTTTGTACCAAAAGTTGATGAGGATATTTGCATACTGCGGACCAGACGCTCCCGGCGCGGATGATGAAAACCAACCCGCAAAGCATTCGACATTGATCGTACTAACCTCCACGCCTCCCACTTTGGGAATGACTGGAAGACCTGTGAACATTGAATTGGAATTAGATGCTGTCTTGATTATGGTGCTACCGCCTGTCGCACATACACCCCAAGGGTCACACCCTTGTATGCCAGCACACCAGCCCTGTTGCTGAGTGCCCGAATTCGAATTTCGAGTAGTCACAACAAGATTAGCAGCGTTTCCAATCCATGCCGTGCTATCATTGAATACATACTGTGGTGCTGGTGCGTTATTTTGCCACGACTTCACACCCCAGTATGTGTTGCTCGGAGTTCCTGTTGAAGGTACGGTCCTAAAATCATACTCCTTCATAAGGTCGGTCGTGATATGCTACCTCCATATACCCAATTTAGGATACTATTTGGCATTATTCTCTTAATAAGAGAACTTACTATATAATAGTTCTGTAACATAGTTCTGGCACGCTAATCTCGTAGAATTATCTTACGATTACAATGGGAAATCAATTTCAAGAGATAGAATCCGACTTAATGATACTTCTTGTCACCCCAAGATTCAGCTGGTAGAGATCAAGAACTGGTATAAAGTGTTGGAAGGAATAGAAAATAAGTGGCAGTTTATAGATGCACAAAGGCAGAAGCTATATTACTTTACTATTCCGCTGGTTGCGTTCTGGACAGCATCCTTGGCGAAATTCTTGCCTTCTTCTGTCGCGTTTTTAATGACAGGATTGCTGCCAAGCTTTTCTGCCCCGGATATCAGGCCTGAAAAGAATGCCTCAACGCCTATTCCTATTATCAACACGACAACCACGGCAACGATGACCCACGTCAGTAGACCCATGGTATATAGAAAAATATTCTTCTATAAAAGAGAATATTCATAATATCGGTACAGCAGATCAGGTTAGATTATTAGCTACTTGCGCGCTATATATTTTGGGGTCTAGCGTCTGAGTGTATTTCCTGTTAGACTTGACATCCAGGCGCAAGACCTCTTCTTGTATATATTTGGCGTGCGTGACTTGGCAACCTTGGCTGTCCTGAGGAGATTATAGATCGGCGGTTTTGCTTGTCATTTTTTTCCAGCCCTGTCTTTTATTATCACGTACTGGCCTGACATGAGATTTGCGTTTGCAAGCACTATTTCCTTGTTCGCATCATCATCGCTTGCCAGGATAAAGAACTTTGGAGTGATCCTGGACACAGTCCCAGTATATCTATCAGCAGTAGAGGCGATTACCTGTATATGCTCTCCCTCGATGATGGGCAGCAGGTGCTTCAGCGGCCTCTCCTTGACTATCCTGACAGACCCCTGCACTATGGCGTTGTTTGGAATATAGTATTCCATGCCCTCGTCCGTGATGATCTTGGTATACATCAGGCGCACGTCGTTGATTACCCCGTGGATGTTGTCCCCCACCATAAAGACGTGGTCGCTCACCCTTGCCGGAAAAGCAGTCAGCACCAGCCCGCCTGCCAGGATGTTGCCCATTATCGCAGACAGAGCAATGCCCGTTATGACTGCGGTTAGCCCGCCGCTTACCAGTATGACCTGCGGGTTTATGCCCCACTGGTGCATCAGTACTACCGCCGCGATCAAGGAAATGATTATGATGACAAAGAACGAGAGGATGGTGGAAAAATGCGGGTTGATTCTTGCGATGTTCCTGTGCACAATCCGCCTGACTGCATAAATCAGGACAAACGATATGGCTGCGGTGATGGCGCTCCCCGTAAGCTGCATGTGGAATTGCCCTATCCCAAGGTCGGGCGCAAGAAGCTGCTCAAAAAGGTAGAGACCCAGCCATGTCGCCCCTGTTATCAAGAGCGTTATCAGCACAAGGCGGGTTACCTGCCGTACAGCGCTGGCAGAGGAGCTTACCTGCCTGACAGCATCCTGACTTGAAACCACCATATATGTACATCTCTGGAAGACTATTGCAAGTAATAAACAGCCATCATGCAAGGTTCTCTAAGAATTTTCAGTTGTTGAAAGTAGTAAGGCAAATGAGCAACCAACTTAAGAAACGATCTCACATTTGTGAGATGTTATAGGATGTATGGGATCGCTTCAAAGAGGAGTTGAAGGTAGTAATAATAATGCCACCGCTATTGCCCTGCTGGTTGACTATTGCCAACGGAGGATAAGGGAATCTCTTGAAGGCGGATTCGAGTATCACCACATGGCGATCTCCCGCTCTAATGCATTTCTGAGAAAACATGATTCCCAGCAGCTTCCCCTGTACGTGATGTTTGTCGACATTGTGGGCTCGACAAAACTGAGCTCCGAACTGAGCCCTGACTTGCTGTCAAAGCTTGTTACAATATATTTGCAGGAAGTGGCATACGTCATTGAGCATTACGGCGGCTATGTACTAAAGTACGTTGGAGATGCAGTGCTCGGATATTTCCCGCCCGAAGAGAAGAAGAATAGGGAGGAAGAGGAGGACGGCATAGATGGGAATGCAGCCTCGGCAAATAATATTGTAAACTGTGCAAGATCAGTGGTGCAGGTAGTAAAGGACGGCATGAACCCTGTGCTAGAACAAGAATCCCTGCCAAGAATAAGCGTCAAGGCAACTGCGGACTATGGAAACAACACCATAGTCAGGTACGGCTCTGACAGGCGCAGGTCTCATATCGATATCATCAGCCTCACCATGAACTTGACTGCAAAGATGCAGAACCTCACAAGGCCAAACCACATCACGATAGGAAACGAGTTTCATTCACGTCTTGGCCCGGAAATGCAAGCGAACTTTAGCGAAGTGAGCATCGGCCGTACAAAATGGAAATATCATTCACTTGGTGCAAGCCGGCCGTACAAGATCTTTGAAGATAAATACAGATCCTGAATACACATACACAGAGAGAGAGCAGGCGAACCAGAATCTTCACATGCAGGCGATGATGATATAAAAATAGGCGAGGCGCAACAACAACATTAGGAAACTATGGACGCAACAAGGTGCCTGCGGTGCGACGCCGACCTTTCTGCAAGCACTTTCTTTTACACCATCGCGCGGAACAGCTACGTGTTTGGCTTTTTCTGCTCCCGCGACTGCGCTCAGGAAAGCGAGCACAACAAGTACCTGAAAGCGACGGTGCTGCGCATTGCCCATCCTCCTGCCACGCACAAGGACCTGGTGCTCACACCGGACATAAGGACCCTCAAGCAATACGCAGAAGAGCTGGAGAGGCGCAAGATAAGGGAAAAGTACTTTTAATTTAAAAATGGGAAAAGATCGGTGTCAGAGAGATTCCAAGGAGGAGCCACTGCCAGGCAGACAGAGAGAAAGAAAGGAAATGCAGAGAAAATTTTCCTCACGTCAAGCGTGAGGCGATGAGCCCGGTGCCGGCAGACACCAGCCCGCCCACGATCACGACCCACCCGACTATCACCCAGTTCACGTCGGGCAACTGGATTTGCGGCCACTGGATGCTTGGGAACTGTACGTCGGTCACGCTCAGCACGTAGACGCCCATTGCCATGAGCACGATCCCGCCAACTATCAGCGACATGATCTTGAACATTCTTTTGTCGTCATAAACTGACAGGCTAGTTGCCTTAAAGAAATCCTAGCTTGGAATGCTTGATCAAAAACCGAGCTTGCGTTGATGACATCTGCTTCTAGCTAAAAGATCTATATTCGCACTTTTTGTCGGGTAGGTTTGCTGGCCGCGTTTTGCCTGTCCGTCTCTTTCTATGCAGCCCGGCGGCATGAACCGTGGCCGCAACAGTAGCAGTATGCCTTATTTGTCCAAACGTGCAAAGATAACGTGAGGTAGCACGGTCACGGCTCAATTCCAGAGAGATACCGGTCTCACAGCTAGGATGATCCTGAGCTTTGCGGTTCTAGCAGTGCTCTACCTGGTGTTTCTGGGCGTCCTGGTATACCTCGGGGTCGGCTACATCCCCATCGCAATAATCGGAGGGCTGATGGTTCTTGCGCAGTGGTACTTTTCTGACAAAATAGTCTTGTGGAGCTCTGGCGCAAAGGTCGTTACAAAGGACCAGTATCCAAAGCTGCACGCAATCGTGGAAAGGCTTGCCGCAGAGAACGGCCTTCCGATGCCCAAGATCGCAGTCATGAACACGCAGATTCCAAACGCCTTTGCAACGGGCAAGAGCCCAAAAAGCGCCGTGGTGGCGGCGACTGCAGGCCTCATGAACACGCTCGACGATGACGAGCTTGAGGGCGTGCTTGCACACGAGCTTGCGCACGTAAAAAACAGGGACGTGCTTGTCATCACGCTTGCAAGCCTCTTCTCCATAGTCGCGTTCTCCCTTATGCGGTTCGGGCTTTTCAGCAGCATGTTCGGCGGTTACGGTTATGGATACTACGGCGGCGGCAGGAACAACAACGGCGCAGGCGCGATAGTGATAATAATTGCAGTTGCCGCGATAACGTGGTTTGTGAGCTTTTTGATCATACGGGCAATATCGCGGTACAGGGAGTTTGCCGCAGACAGGGGATCGGCGCAGATGACACGCAAGCCGGAAAAGCTCGCAAACGCGCTTTTAAAGATAAGCGGCAAGATAAAGGCCGCCCCCCAGAGGGAGCTCGAACAGGCTGCAAGCCTCAACACATTTTTCATCATGCCCGCCCTGTCAAGGGGCTCGCTCTCGAACCTCTTTTCTACTCATCCGCCCGTTGAAGAGCGGGTAAGAAGGCTGATGGAAATGCAGTCCCTGCTAAAGTAACTTTTGGCTGTTCATGTGAATAATACACGCCATTATCACGATGGTTTCAGAGGCAAAAACCCAACTTTGCAATTAAATTTAATAATATGTGTCAGCTATAGATTCTCTGCCCAATAACTATAATAACTTCTGTACCGTAATTCTAGTGCCATGTTAAAGGAAGTTTCATCAGTATTTTCCCATAGAAGGAGTCTTATAAAGCCACGGAGCATGCATGCAATAGTCGCAGAAATCCTCCACGTTTGCGAGCAGAAAACCAAGAGGACGCACGTCATATACAAGGCCAACCTGTCCCACTCTATGCTGCAGGGTTATGTAGAGCTGGCCTGGCAGAGCGGGCTTTTGGAAGAGCTGCCAGACAGGTCCCTGCTGATAACCGAAAAGGGAAGGGCATATCTGGCGCACTTTACAACCGCGGAAAAGATGCTAAAGCTGCCATCCAACAGCGCCGCCCCTGAAGAACAGCAGCAGAGTTCAGAAACAACACAGGTAGTCGGCGCCTACACATAGATGAGCAGAAACACCATCCAACAGCGCAAAAGTTCGCAACTCTTTAATTATTTTTGGTACTATTGTTCTCAATGTCTGAGGCAGATTATGCGAAAACGACAAAGCCAGTGCCAAACATCGTCGCGCTTGAAGTCCTGAAGAAAAACGGCGTCAACGTCGACAAGCTGAAGGACCTGATCCGGAAGGGAGTCGGTGCAGAGTTCACGACGTACTATTACTACACGATCCTGAGGATGCACTGCACCGGCCTTGAAGGCGAAGGCATAAAGGAAATAGTCGAGGACGCAAGGATAGAAGACAGGAACCACTTTGAGGCGATGGTCCCGAGGCTGTACGAGCTTGGCGGCTCGCTTCCAAGGGACATCAGAAAGTTTGCAGACCAGGCAGGCTGTCCCGATGCTTTCCTTCCCGACAACTGGGAGGACATCAATTCCATACTGAAGGTGCTGCTGGAGGCCGAGCAATGCGCCATAAGGTCGTGGGGAGAGGTCTGCGACATGACCGCAGGCAAGGACCCAAGGACGTACGACATTGCGCAGAGGATAATGCAGGAAGAAGTCGAGCACGAGGCGTGGTTCATAGAGCTCCTCTCAAAGAGGCCGTCGGGACATTTCAGGAGAAAGTTCGCAGGGCAGTCTCCGCACACAGGAGCGCAAGGAAGCCTGATACACCTCTAAGGTTAATACGGCCGCTTTGCGTTCTCCTTTTTTGTTACGATGCTTCACAGGGTATGCGCAAGCGGCGAAATTCCTGACGACTGCTGGAAGGTTTTTGCTATTAACAGCATCGAAGTGCTGGTGGGAAAAAGGCGCGGCAGGCTGTTTGCCTGCAACAATTCCTGCCCGCACAGGGGCGCGTCGCTTGCAAAAGGCGACTTTAACGGCGACAACATCGTCTGCCACATGCACGGCTACGAGTACAACGTGTTCACTGGCAGGCTGGAGAACATGAAGTCATGGAAGAAGGAGGCCACCTGGGTCGAGCAGTCGCCCGAGTGGAGAAAGTCAGGCGACCTCGTGCTGTATCGCGTGGTTGAAAAAGACGGCGCGGTTTATGTGGACCTGCCGCAGTAGCAGAGAGCTACCAGTACGCGCTCTCGCCCGTGTCCGGCTGCTTTTCAATTGACAAATAGTCCCTGACGCCTTCCAGCCCCTTGAATATCCCCTCTGGGGCGAAAACCGACGGGGCGCGGGTGGTTGGAAGCTCGCCGCAGCAGCTCTCCTCGAATTTCTTGATGTGGTATTCAACGTAGGCTTGGCCGGATTCCCGGAACAGCCTGATTGCTTCAAGCGATTCCTTTGCGTCATCTATCAGCAGCACCGGCTTGCGCATATGCCTCTTCCTCTATCTCTATCTATATGGCATGGCTGCAAGAAAATAAATAATTTCTGCTGCTGCAAGCAAGCTCTTGCGGTTCTGCAGAAAAAAGGTCACAGTCTTGGCGGCGCGGCAGGCATTGCGCGCTTGTGTGCGCTCTTTACAACCATCGCCTGCACCCTTTTTACCGTGTCGATTGGCACGCCAAGCGCTGCAGCTGCTTCCTTTGCAGTTTTTTTCCTGTCCACCAGCATGTACAGGATGGGATCAATTGTTTCATAGCTCATCCCTATCTCGTCTTCCGCAGTGTGGTCTGCCCAGAGCCTCGGGCTGCTCTTTTTTTGCAGTATTGCGCCGGGCACCTTCAGGTACCTCCCAAGCTCCCTGACCTGCGTCTTGTACAGGCCGGCTATCGGGATCATGTCTGCCCCGCCGTCGCCAAATTTCGTGAAATAGCCGATGCTGATCTCGCTCTTGTCGCTTGTCCCCGCAACCAGCCTCCTGCCCACGTACGCGTGGTAGTAGAGCACGGACATGCGCACCCTTGCAGTCAGGTTGCCCCGCGCGACCTTGTTGTCAATATCTGGCAGAACCTGCATGCACCTTTCGACTATTGGCTCTATGTTGATGGTCTGGTGCTCGATGCCAAGTTCTCGGGCATGCGCCGCCGCGTCCTCCACGTCCTCGTTCGGGGTCGACGCGCCGGGAAGGATTAGGCCGAGCACCCTCCCGCTTCCGCCAAGCGCCCTTGCGCACAGCGCCGCCACCACGGCAGAGTCCAGGCCGCCAGAGAGGCCCACCACGACTCCCCCTTCTGCCCGCGCGGCCTTGACATAGCCGGCGATAAACTTCTCGATGCTTTTTGCAGTCTTTGCACGGTCAAAACCGCCGCCTGTCAGCCTGGCAAGCACGCGGGACTCGGGGCTGGAAGAATAATTCAACGAGACCAGCTACGAGCTTTCTCGTATTAATGTCTGTGTGTCTGTACGCGCTCGCGCGCTCTCAGGTCTCCTGAAACACGCCGGGAACGTTCTCCAAGAGCCACCTGGCGCTTTCAAGCTGCAGCCTGCCTTGCTGCAGGTGGCCGCAGTTCAATTCTATCGTGCCCTGTACGTCCCTGCCAAGCGAATTGCAGGCGCCAAGCACGTCTGCAAAGGGTATCTCGCCGGTTCCTACCGGGAGGCCCTCGCCCCTGACTTCAAACCCACTTGCGTCGCTGATGTGGAGTAGCACAAGCGAGCTTGCAAGCGCCTTTATGCACTGGCCCCAAGAGGGCGCATGCCCGTACCTTTCCCTGTCCAGGTCGCCGGCGGGCTTGCCCTTTCCGCGGCTCAGGTAGTTTGAATACAGCTGGTAGTGGGCAAGGTCAAGGACCGTCCTGACGCCGTGTTTTTCCATCCGGCCCAGATCCGACGGGTGGAAGGGCCCGACGCTTGCCGAGTCCCCGTCATTCCTCGGGTACGTGTTTTCAACCGCCAGGATGCAGCCGTCCGCATCTTGCTCGCCAAAGAATTCCAGGAATCCCTGCTCTGCGGCCCGGTAAAGCGCAAGCTTTTCTTCATGCGTCCTTGGCATCTTGCTTGAAGGCACGTAGCTTGTCAGGTGGAACACTATTACCACCTTGCTTGAAAGGCCGGCCTCTTTTCTCACTGCCTGCGCCTCCCGGATGGTGAGCGCAAGCGACTCCTTGACCTTCTCCCGCCAGCCGTCTTCCCAGATGTTCTGGCCCCTGCCAAGTATCGGGGAGTGGTATGCAAGGTATTGTATGTCGTTGCGCGCGCAAAAACGCGAAACCATTTTGGCCCTTTCAGGAAGCGACGTCTTGGCCATCACTCCCCGGGTCTGGTGGACCTCGTGCCCCCTTATCCGGTAGCCGTGGCTTTCATGCAGCCTGTTTATGATTGCGGCAATGTTTGCAAACGCCTCTTCCTGCTGGGTTGACTTGAGCTGCATTATTATCATATGGCGGCTGCAGAACCATCGTGTGGATGGAACTTGTTTTGTATTTAATCGATGTGGAGTGTGTATATGTATATTGGCCGGGGCTATCTGCCGCAGAGGCCCTCTAGTGTACGGCTCTACATTCAGCCTGCTGAATTCTTTTAAGAGAAAAGCAGCCTACTTG
The sequence above is drawn from the Nitrososphaera viennensis EN76 genome and encodes:
- a CDS encoding DPP IV N-terminal domain-containing protein; this translates as MLRMLGIMSTFVIVLLLNMISSLAGVAFAQPSLQDSYQLTTFGSQPDWSPDGNRILFVSYSTYGPSTSEIWEINIDGSNPRLVKASDNTGVFHPKYSPDGKHIGFIGSAKADSTTSIFVANIDGSDSREYIKDNYISTFTWTPDGNIIYVQYNTTAENAASIKLLQASGDAGSQVRLLKRVSISDMGANATMLSIAGNIAVSENGTKLLFTAYTGPNGDIYSLDLSNGNLQKIGSNNSELHGLSFVGMSADGHTMFVSESGSFSSPSNTLYSVDLKNAKEKVQLSTSGNFDYSVYEKLGSNATIATDSGNSTGFTFKPFIAYAFADAYPASFDKDTWSKFGIYIACSDKCEPRAPTAFSGGYIVENGKYVKTQTLSTSQLSFILIPLTGAGIGVAAVYLRKRRRK
- a CDS encoding mechanosensitive ion channel domain-containing protein, whose translation is MVVSSQDAVRQVSSSASAVRQVTRLVLITLLITGATWLGLYLFEQLLAPDLGIGQFHMQLTGSAITAAISFVLIYAVRRIVHRNIARINPHFSTILSFFVIIIISLIAAVVLMHQWGINPQVILVSGGLTAVITGIALSAIMGNILAGGLVLTAFPARVSDHVFMVGDNIHGVINDVRLMYTKIITDEGMEYYIPNNAIVQGSVRIVKERPLKHLLPIIEGEHIQVIASTADRYTGTVSRITPKFFILASDDDANKEIVLANANLMSGQYVIIKDRAGKK
- a CDS encoding adenylate/guanylate cyclase domain-containing protein, encoding MGSLQRGVEGSNNNATAIALLVDYCQRRIRESLEGGFEYHHMAISRSNAFLRKHDSQQLPLYVMFVDIVGSTKLSSELSPDLLSKLVTIYLQEVAYVIEHYGGYVLKYVGDAVLGYFPPEEKKNREEEEDGIDGNAASANNIVNCARSVVQVVKDGMNPVLEQESLPRISVKATADYGNNTIVRYGSDRRRSHIDIISLTMNLTAKMQNLTRPNHITIGNEFHSRLGPEMQANFSEVSIGRTKWKYHSLGASRPYKIFEDKYRS
- a CDS encoding winged helix-turn-helix domain-containing protein, whose translation is MHAIVAEILHVCEQKTKRTHVIYKANLSHSMLQGYVELAWQSGLLEELPDRSLLITEKGRAYLAHFTTAEKMLKLPSNSAAPEEQQQSSETTQVVGAYT
- the dps gene encoding DNA protection during starvation protein; its protein translation is MSEADYAKTTKPVPNIVALEVLKKNGVNVDKLKDLIRKGVGAEFTTYYYYTILRMHCTGLEGEGIKEIVEDARIEDRNHFEAMVPRLYELGGSLPRDIRKFADQAGCPDAFLPDNWEDINSILKVLLEAEQCAIRSWGEVCDMTAGKDPRTYDIAQRIMQEEVEHEAWFIELLSKRPSGHFRRKFAGQSPHTGAQGSLIHL
- a CDS encoding Rieske (2Fe-2S) protein, whose translation is MLHRVCASGEIPDDCWKVFAINSIEVLVGKRRGRLFACNNSCPHRGASLAKGDFNGDNIVCHMHGYEYNVFTGRLENMKSWKKEATWVEQSPEWRKSGDLVLYRVVEKDGAVYVDLPQ
- a CDS encoding NAD+ synthase; this translates as MNYSSSPESRVLARLTGGGFDRAKTAKSIEKFIAGYVKAARAEGGVVVGLSGGLDSAVVAALCARALGGSGRVLGLILPGASTPNEDVEDAAAHARELGIEHQTINIEPIVERCMQVLPDIDNKVARGNLTARVRMSVLYYHAYVGRRLVAGTSDKSEISIGYFTKFGDGGADMIPIAGLYKTQVRELGRYLKVPGAILQKKSSPRLWADHTAEDEIGMSYETIDPILYMLVDRKKTAKEAAAALGVPIDTVKRVQAMVVKSAHKRAMPAAPPRL
- a CDS encoding apurinic/apyrimidinic endonuclease family protein; protein product: MQLKSTQQEEAFANIAAIINRLHESHGYRIRGHEVHQTRGVMAKTSLPERAKMVSRFCARNDIQYLAYHSPILGRGQNIWEDGWREKVKESLALTIREAQAVRKEAGLSSKVVIVFHLTSYVPSSKMPRTHEEKLALYRAAEQGFLEFFGEQDADGCILAVENTYPRNDGDSASVGPFHPSDLGRMEKHGVRTVLDLAHYQLYSNYLSRGKGKPAGDLDRERYGHAPSWGQCIKALASSLVLLHISDASGFEVRGEGLPVGTGEIPFADVLGACNSLGRDVQGTIELNCGHLQQGRLQLESARWLLENVPGVFQET